A part of Anolis sagrei isolate rAnoSag1 chromosome 3, rAnoSag1.mat, whole genome shotgun sequence genomic DNA contains:
- the DYRK1A gene encoding dual specificity tyrosine-phosphorylation-regulated kinase 1A — MHTGGETSACKPSSVRLAPSFSFHAAGLQMAGQMSHSHQQYSDRRPQNINDQQVSALSYTDQIQQPLTNQRRMPQTFRDPATAPLRKLSVDLIKTYKHINEVYYAKKKRRHQQGQGDDSSHKKERKVYNDGYDDDNYDYIVKNGEKWMDRYEIDSLIGKGSFGQVVKAYDRVEQEWVAIKIIKNKKAFLNQAQIEVRLLELMNKHDTEMKYYIVHLKRHFMFRNHLCLVFEMLSYNLYDLLRNTNFRGVSLNLTRKFAQQMCTALLFLATPELSIIHCDLKPENILLCNPKRSAIKIVDFGSSCQLGQRIYQYIQSRFYRSPEVLLGMPYDLAIDMWSLGCILVEMHTGEPLFSGANEVDQMNKIVEVLGVAPAHILDQAPKARKFFEKLPDGTWNLKKTKDGKREYKPPGTRKLHNILGVETGGPGGRRAGESGHTVADYLKFKDLILRMLDYDPKTRIQPYYALQHSFFKKTADEGTNTSNSVSTSPAMEQSQSSGTTSSTSSSSGGSSGTSNSGRARSDPTHQHRHSGGHFTAAVQAMDCETHSPQVRQQFPPPLGWTGTEAPTQVTVETHPVQETSFHVPPPQQNALHHHHGNTSHHHHHHHHHHHGQQALGSRTRPRVYNSPTNSSSTQDSMEVVHSHHSMTSLSSSTTSSSTSSSSTGNQGNQAYQNRPVAANTLDFGQNGAMDVNLTVYSNPRQETGIAGHPTYQFSANTGPAHYMTEGHLAMRQGIDREESPMTGVCVQQSPVASS; from the exons GAGGAGAGACTTCAGCATGCAAACCTTCATCTGTTCGGCTTGCACCGTCATTTTCATTCCATGCTGCTGGCCTTCAGATGGCTGGACAGATGTCCCATTCACATCAGCAATACAGTGATCGTCGGCCACAGAACATAAATGACCAACAAGTTTCTGCCTTATCATATACTGACCAGATTCAACAACCTCTTACCAATCAG AGGCGAATGCCCCAAACTTTCCGTGATCCAGCAACTGCCCCTCTGAGAAAACTGTCAGTAGATTTgatcaaaacatacaaacatattaATGAG GTTTACTATGCAAAAAAGAAACGGCGGCATCAACAGGGCCAAGGAGATGATTCTAGTCACAAAAAGGAGCGGAAGGTTTACAATGATggatatgatgatgataactaTGATTACATTgtgaaaaatggggaaaagtggATGGATCGTTATGAAATTGACTCTTTAATAGGCAAAGGTTCATTTGGACAG GTTGTAAAGGCATATGATCGTGTGGAACAGGAGTGGGTGGCTATTAAAATTATAAAGAACAAGAAGGCTTTCCTAAATCAAGCCCAGATTGAAGTGCGACTTCTTGAGCTTATGAACAAACATGATACAGAAATGAAATATTACATAG tgCATTTGAAACGTCATTTTATGTTCCGAAATCATCTCTGTTTAGTTTTTGAAATGCTCTCCTACAACCTTTATGACCTGTTGAGGAACACAAACTTCAGAGGGGTGTCACTGAACTTGACGCGAAAGTTTGCACAACAAATGTGCACTGCACTGCTTTTTCTTGCAACTCCTGAACTTAGCATCATTCACTGTGACCTAAAACCTGAGAATATCTTGCTCTGTAATCCCAAACGAAGCGCTATCAAGATAGTTGACTTTGGCAGTTCTTGTCAACTTGGACAGAGG atatACCAGTACATCCAGAGTCGCTTTTATCGATCACCAGAGGTGCTATTGGGGATGCCTTATGATCTTGCAATTGATATGTGGTCACTTGGTTGTATCTTGGTAGAAATGCATACTGGAGAACCCCTGTTCAGTGGAGCAAATGAG GTGGATCAGATGAATAAAATAGTAGAGGTTTTGGGCGTAGCACCTGCTCACATTCTTGACCAAGCACCCAAAGCAAGAAAGTTCTTTGAAAAGTTGCCAGATGGCACTTGGAACTTAAAGAAGACCAAAGATGGGAAAAGG GAGTACAAGCCACCTGGAACCCGTAAACTTCATAATATACTTGGAGTTGAAACAGGAGGACCAGGGGGACGTCGTGCTGGGGAATCGGGTCATACTGTAGCTGACTACTTGAAGTTTAAAGACCTCATCTTAAGGATGCTTGACTATGATCCGAAAACTCGTATTCAACCTTATTATGCCCTGCAGCACAGTTTCTTTAAGAAAACAGCAGATGAAGGTACAAATACAAGTAACAGTGTATCCACCAGTCCTGCTATGGAGCAATCACAGTCTTCAGGAACCACTTCTAGCACATCTTCAAGCTCAG GTGGCTCTTCTGGGACAAGCAACAGTGGAAGGGCACGGTCAGATCCAACGCATCAGCATCGACATAGTGGTGGACACTTCACTGCTGCTGTGCAAGCTATGGATTGTGAAACCCATAGTCCACAG GTTCGGCAgcagtttcctcctcctcttggttGGACAGGCACTGAAGCTCCTACACAAGTCACTGTTGAAACCCATCCAGTTCAAGAAACCTCTTTCCATGTACCCCCTCCACAACAGAATGCATTACATCACCATCATGGAAACActtcccaccaccaccatcaccaccatcaccatcaccatggACAACAAGCCTTGGGTAGCCGGACCAGGCCAAGGGTCTACAATTCTCCAACAAACAGCTCATCCACCCAGGATTCTATGGAGGTGGTTCATAGTCACCACTCCATGACCTCCCTGTCTTCCTCAACTACTTCTTCCTCTACATCTTCCTCTTCAACTGGTAATCAAGGCAATCAAGCCTATCAGAACCGCCCAGTGGCTGCTAATACATTGGACTTTGGACAGAATGGAGCAATGGACGTCAATTTAACAGTCTACTCTAATCCACGCCAAGAAACTGGCATAGCAGGACATCCAACATACCAATTTTCTGCTAATACAGGTCCTGCTCATTACATGACTGAAGGACACCTTGCGATGAGGCAGGGAATCGATAGGGAAGAGTCTCCCATGACAGGAGTTTGTGTTCAGCAAAGTCCTGTGGCTAGCTCGTGA